A window of Bacillus toyonensis BCT-7112 genomic DNA:
AAGCCTTTTCTCCAAATCATGAATACTTTCAACAGTTAAGGTTATGATTGGGAATATTTTATTTTATTTTTACCCATACTAGTAGTAACTGGATATTTAGGAGGCTAGTATGGAAGGGTATTATTATTGTAGGCATTGCGGGAGTAATGTAGGCTCCGTTACCGCAGAAAAAGTATATAGCGACGTTTTATTTCAACTAACAGAGCAAGAGGTAGTAGAGATGATTCATTTTCATGAGAATGGAAATATATATATAAAAACGATTTGTGAATCGTGCCAAGAAACGCTCGCATCTTATCCTGAGTATTATGAATATGAAAAATTTCTACAATAAAATGTTGTCGCTTTGGCATGTCCAAAGCATTTTTCTGTTTTCTTTTTCCAAAATATTTGCATAAAATATGGTGACTTGCTCTTTATGTTGAGAGGAGTTTTGATAATGATAGGTTTATTAGAGCAATTTTATAAAAATGAAGAAATACAATCGGTTATTAATGGGTTAGAAGATGGTTTAAAAGAACAACTTATATCAGGTATGGCAACATCTTCTCGTTCATTATTAATGGCAGCTTTATATAAAAAAACAAAGAAATCGCAACTTATTGTCACACACAATCTATATCAAGCACAAAAGGTACATGAAGATTTAGTGGCATTACTTGGTGAAAAAGATGTATGGCTGTACCCAGTGAACGAATTAATTGCATCAGAAATCGGTGTTGCAAGTCCAGAATTAAAAGCGCAACGCATTGAGGTGCTAAATCGTTTAGCGGCAGGAGAGAATGGGGTTATTGTAGCGCCAGTCGCAGGATTACGTAGATTTTTACCGATAAAAGAATTATGGAAGCAAAAGCAAATTGAAATTAATCTAGGGCAAGAGATTGATTTAGAGGCGCTCTTGCATACATTACATCATATTGGCTACGAACGTAAGTCGATGGTAGAAGCTCCGGGGGAGTTCAGTTTGCGCGGGGGCATATTAGATATTTACCCATTAACTGAAGAATTACCATTCCGTATTGAATTCTTCGATACAGAAGTCGATTCTATTCGATTATTTGATGTGGATGAACAGCGTTCTCAAGATAAAAAGGAAAGTGTTAAGTTTGGTCCGGCAACAGAGTTTTTATTTTCACAGGAAGAATTGAAATCGGGAATTAAGCATCTTGAAGAAGGTTTGACTAAGACGATGCAAAAACTTTCCGATGACAAATTAAAGACTGCAGTGCTTGAGACAGTAAGTCATGAAATTGAAATGTTGAAAAATGGCCAAAGTATAGAACAGATGTTTAAATATTTATCTATTTTCTATAAAGAACCTGCTAGTCTGATAGATTATTTACCAGAAGATGGTGTTGTAATTTTAGATGAAATCTCTCGTATTCAAGAAACAGCATCACATCTTGAAACGGAAGAAGCGGAATGGTATATATCACTTCTTGGTGAAGGAACAATAATTCAGGATTTATCTTTCTCCCACTCATTTGAGGGATTTCTTCATCATAAAAAAAGAAGTTTTGTATATTTAACGTTATTCTTACGCCATATAGCACATACGCATCCGCAAAACATTGTGAATGTGACATGTAAAACAATGCAAGATTTCCATGGGCAGATGCAGTTATTAAAAACTGAAATTGATAGATGGAATGAAGGGCACTTTACGACTGTTGTGCTTGGAACAGATGATGAACGTGTAAAAAAACTACAACATATTTTAAGTGATTATGATATTGAAGCGGATATTGTAGAGGGCACAGATATTTTATTGCCTGGAAGGTTACAGATTGCTGTAGGTGATTTACATGCAGGATTTGAAATGCCGATGCAAAAGCTCGTTGTCATTACTGAAAAGGAGCTTTTT
This region includes:
- a CDS encoding anti-sigma-F factor Fin family protein, whose product is MEGYYYCRHCGSNVGSVTAEKVYSDVLFQLTEQEVVEMIHFHENGNIYIKTICESCQETLASYPEYYEYEKFLQ